Within the Acidobacteriota bacterium genome, the region ATCCGCACACGGACAGACAGCTTCCAGCCGTCCCCACCCCTTTCCAGGCCGCCCGGCATGAATATCTCGATCATGTGACGGTTGTTCTGTTTCAAACGTCTGACGCCCTGATCGCGCACCCGACCGGTGATGAAGAATGACTTGCTGATATTGGTTGAGAATCCTTCAACGAGAGTGCCTCCTACAAATGCCCCCAGGATCAGTCTGGAATTCCTGTGAAACATGCGGCAGGCTTGAGTCAAGGCCGACAAGTCCAACCAATCGGGTGGGGATTCCATCCTCTTGAAAAAATCCCTCACCACAGGCGGGGCCTCCCTTAGAACACTCTCGTCCTGTTTTTCGATGGCTGCCCTGAGAAATTGCATCGTCTTTCCCGGTCCGAGGGGGGCAAGCTGTTCGATCACCGCATCGGCTTCAGGGTCTCCAATCATCGTGTGAGCGATGTAATTGGATGTTCTCTCCGGATCGACGGGGTGAGCCTTCTTGTATCGCGTCGTGTAACAGGATGGTACTTTCATCGACTGCGGTGACCCCCCATTTGGGTCCAACTTCAGAGTGAGGAATTCAGTGCATTATCCCCGCCGTCGAGGCTGCGGGAAAGTGGGAATCTCGAAGAGTTTTCCAAAATGTGCGCTGCACTTCAAGTGGAGGCAGTAATGAAATATGTTGAGAGACTTGAACAGCAACAAGCGGTTGTCCAACCAAAACTTGCCGAAGCCGGAAAGAAACAAGTTGCCACCAGTCTAAGGAAGTCTTTTGCCTGCCTTCAAGATGAATATCACCCCGTCTGCGAAATTGTGGGAGAACCTTGAACTGCTTGAGGCCCACGAGAGGCTCCCTGCCCGAGTTTGCCAAACGCCTGGATGCCATGCTCACAGACTACTTGAACTCATCAGCAATCTGGCCAACCATGTCTGTGAGGAGAAGTCCCGTGGGAACGAATTTCATTCATTCTCTTACAAGAACATAGCCGCCCAGGCGGCGATTCAGGTGGACTCTTCCGTTGCGCACGACCTGTCCGAAACGGAGCCGAATTGGTGAGGGACTGAGAGCCGGCCCGCCCTTCAAGCCAAAATTTCCCGAACGATCCGGGGTTCGTGGGTGGAGGTCAGCTTTTCGGTCAATCCGTTGCGCTCGAAGAAGAGCTCTTCGTGGTGCAGGCCCAGCAGGTGCAGGATGGTGGCGTGCCAGTCGGCCACGCTGACGGGGTTTTCGACGGCCCGGTAGCCGAAGTCGTCGGTGGTGCCGAAGACCGTTCCTCTCTTGACTCCTCCGCCGGCCATCCAGACCGTGAAGGCGTAGGGATTGTGATCCCGGCCGGCGTCCTTGCCGTCGGCATGCTGGGCGATGGGCAGGCGCCCGAACTCACCGTTCCAGATCAGCAGGGTGCTGTCCAGCAGGCCACGCTGCTTCAGGTCATGGATCAGGGCGGCGACGGGTTGGTCGGTCTTCTTGCAGGCCGCGAGAAGGTCGTTTTCGATGTGGTTGTGCATGTCCCAGATCTGGTTGTTGATATAGATCTGCACAAAGCGCACTCCACGCTCCACCAGGCGGCGGGCCATGATGCAGCGCCGGGCATAGGAGTCGGGTCCGCCGATGGGGTGTGTCCGCCCCCGGTACTTGGACTTCACCCCCACGCCGTACATGTCCAGCGTCTTCCGGCTTTCCTGGGAGAGGTCCAGCGCATCGGTGGCCGCCAATTGCATGCGGGCCGCCAGCTCGTAGCTGGCGATGCGGGCATCCAGCCGAGGTTGACCCGGGCGGCCCCGTTTGTGGATATGGTCCAGCCGGCGCAACAGATCCTGGCTGGCCTTGACGAACGGGCGGGGCTCCTCGACCTCGGAACGCAGATTCAGCAGGGGAGACCCGACGGAACGCACCGGAGTTCCCTGATAGAGCGGAGGCAGAAATCCGGCCTGCCAGCCCTGCGAGCCGTTCACCGGCACCCCCATGGGGTCTTGCAGCACCACGTAGGCGGGAAGGTTCTGACTTTCGCTTCCCAGTCCGTAGGTTACCCAGGAGCCCAGGCTGGGGTGGCCCGGGAACATCTGACCCGAGTTCGCCATGAAGCAGGCGCCTCCATGATCGGGCGTGGTGGTGACCATGGAGCGAATAAAGGCCAGCTCGTCCACCTGGCCGGCCAGATGCGGCAGGAGTTCCGACAGCCAGATGCCCGACTGCCCGTGGCGGGCGAACTTGAAGGGACTGCGCATCAAGGCCCCGGCGTCTTCGAGGTCCTGCACGTCGGCGGCGGCCATCTTGTCCAGGTAGGGCTGTCCGTGATGCTTGTCCAGCAGGGGCTTGGGGTCGAACAGGTCCATCTGGCTGGGGCCGCCGTTCATGAAGAAGTGAATCACGGCCTTGGCCCTGGGCTCGAAATGGGGGCGGCGGGGCTTGAGGTCGAACACCCGAGGGGCGGGGGGCGTGTTCCGGCCGTCGGACGGGGAGGCGTCTGCGAAAAGCTCCCGGTTGAACAGATGGGCCAGGGCCGCACCTGCGATACCGTCGGTCATGTTGGAGAAGAAACCGCGGCGGGAGAGCAGGTGTCCCATGGGCGATTTCCTGCGGGAATGAGGATCCATAGGGTCTACCGTGTTGGGGGACGGCGCTGCCGGAGGCCGCAGCTCCGAGGCTCGGCCGGTTCAATCGATATAAAGAAACCCAGCCGAGTTTAAAAGAGTGTGACAGAACTTGGCAAGCGCCTGCTCGGCAACTTCCTTTCCCCCGTTGTACTCCACGCTTTTTTTGAGCTTTTCCAACGCTGGCCGGCTCACGGATTGCTCCTCGGGTGTCGGCGGCCGGTTGAGCACGATCCAGTAGGCCTGTTCGATCCGCCGGGCCGGGTCGCTGCCGGCCTCTCTTTGCACCCTCTCGGCCAGGGAGTCGGCCAGCTTTCGCACGGTCGGGTCGTTCAGCAGGTGCAGAGCCTGGGGGACCACCGTGGACTCGACGCGCTCCAGGCAGTTGGGCGTCATCTCGGGAAAGTCGAAGGTGTCCAGGATGGTGGGGTTGCTGGTGCCCATGCGGTGGCTGGTCTGCTGGGCGATATAGATGCTCCGCCGCCATCCCCCGGGGGTCGGTACCGCGGTGGCCAGGCCGTCCTTCCGCTGCAGGACCAGGTCGGGCAGTCCTCCCGGCGTCTGGTCCAACCGGTTCGAGATCAGGAAAAGGGTGTCCCTCAGGACCTCGGCGTCCATGCGGCGCAAGGGCATCCGGGAGAGCCGGAGATTCTCGGGATCCAGTTGTTCGTGCAGCGGCGTCACTCTCGAGCTCTGCCGGTAGGTGGCCGAGGTCATGATCAGACGATGCATGGCCTTGAGGCTCCAGTCCTGCCGGATGAACTCCAGAGCCAGCCAATCCAGCAGTTCGGGATGGGTAGGCCGGGCGCCGGTTCGCCCGAAATTTCCCAGCGTGCTGACAATTCCGCGACCGAAGTGGTGCTTCCAGATGCGGTTGACCATCACCCGGGCCGTAAGGGGATGGTCGGGGGCCACCAGCCAGCGGGCCAGAGCCAGGCGGCGGCCGGTCTTTTGAGCTCCTTCCCAGGGGGGAGTGATTTTCAGCGGAGAATGTCCCCGGGTCAGAACTGCCGGCACTCCCGGTTCCACCCAACGGCCGGGACTCATGGGATCACCCCGCCTCAGGATGTAGGTGGGCGAAGGGCTGCCGCGATCCCAAAGAGCCCGAATCAGGGGTTCGGGTCTGAGCTTGGCCCTGAGCAGCTTGACCTTCCCGGCGGTTTCTTCCGATGCCTTGCGGTAGTCCGGATCGATGTCTTCCAGGTCACTGAAGCGAATCTTCAGACCCTGTTCATACTTGCCGGCCAACTCCTTTTGGGCCGGGGTTCGATCCTCCGGTGGGGTATCCAGCATTTCGCGCAGGTCCGGTCGAAGCTCCTCGGGCAGCTCGGCCAGCCTCAGGTTGATGAGTCTCTCCTCCACCGGCTTGGCCTTCTGCTTGAGCGCGGCTTGCAGGGATTCGATTTCGCCGTTGATCTTGCCGTTGTGGGATTCGCGCCGGGTACTCTCTTCATGGAGCCGGAAGGGATTGGCCATCGGGGTGAAGAAGGGCAACACCCGTGTCTCATTGGCCAGCATGGGACGGTTGGGATCGTCGGTAATGGCCGGGGGCAGCCAGTCGTGCTCGTCGAAGGCCCCTTTGAAGAGAGCGGCCAGCCGGTAGTAGTCCCGCTGCGGGATGGGATCGAACTTGTGGTTGTGGCAACGGGCGCAGCCCATGGTCAGGCCCATCAGGCTGGAGCTGAAGATCTGGATCTGCTCGCTGATGACCTGGATGCGGTGGGACACGAAGTTGGTCAAGCGGTTGCCGGTCACGTCGTTGACCATTCTCAGGAAACCGGTGGCGATCAGGTTGTCCATGGCTTCCCGAGTGAGGACGGGCTGCCCGGACAGGTCGGCAAGCTCGTCGCCGGCCAGTTGTTCCAGCAGGAAGCGATCGTAGGGCTTGCCGGCATTGAGCGAGCCAATGACGTAGTCACGGTAGCGCCAGGCGTGGCGGCGGTCGGAATAACCCACCAGGTCCAGCCAGTGCCGACCCCAGCGCTCGCCGTAGCGGGGTGAGTCCAGCAACCGCTCGATGAGAGCTTCGTAGGCGGCGGGGTCGGAGTCGGCCAGGAACCGCCGGACCTCTTCGGGTTCCGGCGGCAGCCCCGTCAGGTCGAAGCTGGCGCGCCGGATCAGGGTCAGGCGGTCGGCCTCGGGAGAGAGGCGGAGCCCTTTTTCCCGGAGCCTGGCGGCAATGAAAGCGTCTACCGGATTGCGCAGCCGGGACGGCTCGGTCGAGCCGGGCAGGGGCGGCACGGTCGCTCTCGGCGGCTGGAAGGACCAGAAGCGACGGTCCTCCTCGCTTACCAGTGGATCGGATCCGTTCTCTTCATCCCGATCCGTCCCGTTCACTTCCGGGGCGCCCAGGGAGATCCAGCCGACAAGCTGCTCCAGCCCCCGGGCACTCATGGGCCGCAGGCTGGCTTCTACCTCCCGTTCGCTGGGAGGCATTTCCCGGGCCCGGATCCGTTGAACGATCAGGCTCTCTTCCGGTTTGCCGGGCACGATGGCCGGACCCGACTTGCCACCCTTCAGCATGGCGGCCTTGGTGCGAAGGTCTAGGCCTGCTTCCTGTATGCGCTGGCCGTGACAGGCGGTGCAGTGCAGCAGCATCAGGGGGATGACGTCCCGCTGGCTGACCGTTGGAAGCTGGGCTTGGGAGGCATGCGGATGCTCCGTCGAACCGGCAACAGGCAGCGAGGCAATCCAGGCCTGGAGGGTGGCCAGCTCCGATGGCGAGGGTTCTGTCTGTTTGTCCGGCGGCATCAGCCCCTCGTGGACCCTCCGGTAGAGCGGACTCTCCTGGGGCCGGCCGGGAACCAGCACGCTGCCCGAGGCGCTGCCCTGGAAAAGGGCGGCTTCCGTGCTCAGGTCCAGTCCGGCCAGCCGGGCTTCGGAGTTGTGGCAGCGCAGGCAGTGGGCCCGAAGGATGGGAAGCAGGTCGGATTGAAACCGGGGAGGGGGGGCAGGGGAAACCTGTTCCGAAGTTGCCGCGGGGGCTGCTTGGACCGGCGTCAAGCCGGCCAGGATCAGGAGCAGGGTGGCCAGGCCGGTTGCCGGCCGCACCGCTGAAACGGGAAGAGAGCGACGCTCTGTGTTCCGTTTCCAGCCCATTCTAACGGGGAGTATCTCCATTTCCAGCACGACCTGACCTCCCGCTTCCGGGACTCAACCGGGTCGCTCCTGCTCGGGGCGGAAAAAGCGGGCAGTTGTTTGCAGATCCCACCGCAGGCGGAAGGTTACTGCAGGGGGCGGATGCGCACGTTGCGGTAGGCCACCGGTCCATGGTCGCCCTGGAGCATCAAGGGGCCCTTGGGGGCCTCCGGGATGGGCATGTGGGCGCTGTTGGGGCCTTCCATCTCGACGTTTTCGTGGACAACGTGCCCGTTGTACCTGACTTCCAGGAACCTGGCGTTCTCGATCTTCTTCCCGTTGGCATCGAAGCGGGGCGCGCGGAATTTGATGTCGAAGGCCTGCCACTCCCCGGGGGGCTTGCAGGCGTTCATGCGGGGAGGCGTGCCTCCGATCCACTCGTCGTTGATTTTTCGCGCGTAGAAGCCTCCCGACATGGAGAAGTGGATGTCCGGCCTGCCGTAGTCGTCCTGCACCTGCACTTCATAGAGCCCCATCAGGAAGACTCCCGAGTTGGACTTGTAGGACACCTTGAACTCGACGTGGACGTCCACGTCGCCGTACTTTTCCAGCGTGACCAGGTTCTGGGTTCTGCCGGTCTTGCCGTTGACGAAAATCCCCTTGCCGGGCTCGGCCGCAAAGAAGCGGTTTTCCTTCCCAGCCAGGTGAACCGCCTTGGCCGTGTGCCACTCGTGGGGCTTGGAGGGGTCCTGGGCCTGCCAGCCCTCCAGGCTCTGGCCGTCAACCAGCGTCCTCCAGCCTTGGGAGGAAGCGGAGAGGATGCCCGCGTCCTGTACGGATAGGACGGTGAGAATGAGGCCGGAAAGGATGAGACAAGGGATTCGGAAGATGGTCATGGGTGCTCCGTGAGCGAAGAGGGAACAGGTTCGAATTTTTCTGAGGGAATCCATTTTACTAGAACTGCACGGCGAGGAACCACAAAATGCTCATCCGACGCGTGGAGCCCCGAATGGCCTTCCGATCCTTCTGCAGGAGGATCTGCCTTCCAATGGAGATCGGGTTAGCGGATTGCGGCAGGCAGGCACCCTTCGGAGTCTGAGTCCCAGATCCGGAAGCCCCGCGACGGCACGGCTATTCCTGGCTGAGCAGGAAAGCGCCGTCGCCGCTCCGTTCGCCGGGTCTGCCGCCGTCGTTGATCACGCCGTAAGTGACGAAGGGGTTGTTGCCCGCGACCTTCCGTACCTGGACGTAACCCTGGCTGATATTACCTAGAATTCCGTTTTCCTGATGCCAACCGCGGGGGCCGATCGTCACGCTCTTCGTTCTCGGTTGGGACTCCCCGCTGCCGTCGTAAATCGTGATCTCGAAGGTGCCGGGGGTATCGTCGATCTCACCCGTATTCACCAGGGCCAGGTTGCTGCGGTTCTCCGCGTTCTGTTGCAGCCCGTAGATCCAGGCGCTCTCGACCGTGGTCGAACCATGGGGCACCCCGTTGTAGAAAAGACTGTATTGCCCGCCTCTGTTGTCCGGAGCCCCCGTCCGGGCTCCGATCACGATCCCGCCCATATCCCCCTCGGCCACAGTGGCGAACAAGGCTCCGACATGGGATGAACCAGCCGGACCAACTCCGGTAACCCGCCGTCGGCGCAACCAGTCGACGAAATGGGGAAGGATCAATTGCTCACCGGCTTCAAGCCTCAGGCTGAAATTGGCCGAGTCATCGGCCGTCCGAATGGCATCGGCGACGAAACGGAAATCCACGGTTTTTTCCACGTTCGAGAAATTGGTGACCGTCAATTCGCTGTTGAAGGCTCCGCTTTCAATGATGACGGGCAGGGTTTGCCCTCTCTTGCCCACCAGGGAATCCACTCTGACAGGAAAGACGAACGACCCGTCCGAATTGAAATTGTCGTTGATGACGCCGTAGACGTAGAAAGGCGCCCTCCCGCTCACCCGTTCGACCGTCACGTAACCATTCTTGAAACCGGCCGCGTTGAGGATGCCGTTGTACTGATAGAACCCTCCCGGGCTCAGGGTCCGGTCCGGCAGTACAATTCTTCTCCCAGGCGCTGCCGAGTCTCCGGAGAAGACCGTGACCCGCAGGGTGATTGTCCCGTCGTTCGGGTTTCCGGCATGCTGCACGGCTAGGTTGGAGCGGTCCTGGCTGTTCTGACGCAATCCGGCGACTACCGAGGAGCCGGTGAGCAACCCGTCTGGACTCAATCCTGTGTAGGACAAGCCGGCGCTTCCTCGTCCCTCTTCTACCGGGGTGCTGACCCTCAAGGTGACGGAGGCATCCGTAGGGGCGGAGAGACTGGAGAAATCGATCTTCAGGGTGCCATGCGCCGAACCTCTTACGATGGGCACTCCCAGGGAGGTGAGATAGGCGATGGCATCGGGAATGATCCGTTGCCGACCGGCTCCCAGGAAATCCACTGCATTCCCGGAACCGGTGCCCGTGGCGGACGTGTAAGTGTAGCGGACGGCCGTGTCCCGGCTTCCCCGGTTGGTGAGGGTCAACTCGGTGGTAAAGAAGGAACCGGCGTGGCCCCTGGCCCTCAACACAACGGGTACGAACAAGCTGCTTTGGATCTCGGTCGCCACGGTGAAGGAATTGGCGCTCACACCTCTTCCCCCTGGAGTGACCACGCTGATCGGACCGCTGGTGGCCCCTGGGGGGACCACGGCTTGGATGCTCGTTGCCGAGAGGACGTCAAACTCGACGACGCTGACTCCATCAAATAGTACAGCGGTAGCGCCGAGAAAGTGGGTTCCCGTGATCGTGACACGTGTGCCGACCAGCCCCCTGGTGGGGGCGAAGCGGGTCACGGTCGGC harbors:
- a CDS encoding DUF1501 domain-containing protein translates to MGHLLSRRGFFSNMTDGIAGAALAHLFNRELFADASPSDGRNTPPAPRVFDLKPRRPHFEPRAKAVIHFFMNGGPSQMDLFDPKPLLDKHHGQPYLDKMAAADVQDLEDAGALMRSPFKFARHGQSGIWLSELLPHLAGQVDELAFIRSMVTTTPDHGGACFMANSGQMFPGHPSLGSWVTYGLGSESQNLPAYVVLQDPMGVPVNGSQGWQAGFLPPLYQGTPVRSVGSPLLNLRSEVEEPRPFVKASQDLLRRLDHIHKRGRPGQPRLDARIASYELAARMQLAATDALDLSQESRKTLDMYGVGVKSKYRGRTHPIGGPDSYARRCIMARRLVERGVRFVQIYINNQIWDMHNHIENDLLAACKKTDQPVAALIHDLKQRGLLDSTLLIWNGEFGRLPIAQHADGKDAGRDHNPYAFTVWMAGGGVKRGTVFGTTDDFGYRAVENPVSVADWHATILHLLGLHHEELFFERNGLTEKLTSTHEPRIVREILA
- a CDS encoding PSD1 and planctomycete cytochrome C domain-containing protein is translated as MGWKRNTERRSLPVSAVRPATGLATLLLILAGLTPVQAAPAATSEQVSPAPPPRFQSDLLPILRAHCLRCHNSEARLAGLDLSTEAALFQGSASGSVLVPGRPQESPLYRRVHEGLMPPDKQTEPSPSELATLQAWIASLPVAGSTEHPHASQAQLPTVSQRDVIPLMLLHCTACHGQRIQEAGLDLRTKAAMLKGGKSGPAIVPGKPEESLIVQRIRAREMPPSEREVEASLRPMSARGLEQLVGWISLGAPEVNGTDRDEENGSDPLVSEEDRRFWSFQPPRATVPPLPGSTEPSRLRNPVDAFIAARLREKGLRLSPEADRLTLIRRASFDLTGLPPEPEEVRRFLADSDPAAYEALIERLLDSPRYGERWGRHWLDLVGYSDRRHAWRYRDYVIGSLNAGKPYDRFLLEQLAGDELADLSGQPVLTREAMDNLIATGFLRMVNDVTGNRLTNFVSHRIQVISEQIQIFSSSLMGLTMGCARCHNHKFDPIPQRDYYRLAALFKGAFDEHDWLPPAITDDPNRPMLANETRVLPFFTPMANPFRLHEESTRRESHNGKINGEIESLQAALKQKAKPVEERLINLRLAELPEELRPDLREMLDTPPEDRTPAQKELAGKYEQGLKIRFSDLEDIDPDYRKASEETAGKVKLLRAKLRPEPLIRALWDRGSPSPTYILRRGDPMSPGRWVEPGVPAVLTRGHSPLKITPPWEGAQKTGRRLALARWLVAPDHPLTARVMVNRIWKHHFGRGIVSTLGNFGRTGARPTHPELLDWLALEFIRQDWSLKAMHRLIMTSATYRQSSRVTPLHEQLDPENLRLSRMPLRRMDAEVLRDTLFLISNRLDQTPGGLPDLVLQRKDGLATAVPTPGGWRRSIYIAQQTSHRMGTSNPTILDTFDFPEMTPNCLERVESTVVPQALHLLNDPTVRKLADSLAERVQREAGSDPARRIEQAYWIVLNRPPTPEEQSVSRPALEKLKKSVEYNGGKEVAEQALAKFCHTLLNSAGFLYID
- a CDS encoding DUF1080 domain-containing protein, which gives rise to MTIFRIPCLILSGLILTVLSVQDAGILSASSQGWRTLVDGQSLEGWQAQDPSKPHEWHTAKAVHLAGKENRFFAAEPGKGIFVNGKTGRTQNLVTLEKYGDVDVHVEFKVSYKSNSGVFLMGLYEVQVQDDYGRPDIHFSMSGGFYARKINDEWIGGTPPRMNACKPPGEWQAFDIKFRAPRFDANGKKIENARFLEVRYNGHVVHENVEMEGPNSAHMPIPEAPKGPLMLQGDHGPVAYRNVRIRPLQ
- a CDS encoding IPT/TIG domain-containing protein, translating into MKQSISLFFKLCLSGMLLVVAVWPSYRAQLKTQTGEADYIIDTVAGGGNLEGLVRPYGVAVDATGNIYYADFRDHRVLRIDPSGVIPTIVAGTGPGDGAGGAGGYGGDDGPAVEAQLYGPRGVAVDSAGNLYIADSSNHRIRRVDPAGTITTVAGTGSEGFSGDGGPAVQAQLADPSGVAVDPAGNLYIADHENNRIRKVDASGIITTIAGKDFGVEVGNRAYWAVDAQLNGPYFVAADATGNVYFSETAADPNGSNPGGGNYRIRRVDDSGIMTTVAGNGKTGFNGDGGPAVEAMLNGPGGVATDAAGNVYFSDRFNHRIRRVDASGIITTIAGSGSYGRHVPGGFSGDGGAAIEARLNVPMGVALDSAGNLYIADSRNHRIRALAQPPAIPTHLTARAVSFQETNLTWRDNSINETGFRVQRRWEGSADWLEIGTVTANTTTFSDSGLEPATTYLYRVQAFNRIVASAFSHEASATTPRLLPPTVTRFAPTRGLVGTRVTITGTHFLGATAVLFDGVSVVEFDVLSATSIQAVVPPGATSGPISVVTPGGRGVSANSFTVATEIQSSLFVPVVLRARGHAGSFFTTELTLTNRGSRDTAVRYTYTSATGTGSGNAVDFLGAGRQRIIPDAIAYLTSLGVPIVRGSAHGTLKIDFSSLSAPTDASVTLRVSTPVEEGRGSAGLSYTGLSPDGLLTGSSVVAGLRQNSQDRSNLAVQHAGNPNDGTITLRVTVFSGDSAAPGRRIVLPDRTLSPGGFYQYNGILNAAGFKNGYVTVERVSGRAPFYVYGVINDNFNSDGSFVFPVRVDSLVGKRGQTLPVIIESGAFNSELTVTNFSNVEKTVDFRFVADAIRTADDSANFSLRLEAGEQLILPHFVDWLRRRRVTGVGPAGSSHVGALFATVAEGDMGGIVIGARTGAPDNRGGQYSLFYNGVPHGSTTVESAWIYGLQQNAENRSNLALVNTGEIDDTPGTFEITIYDGSGESQPRTKSVTIGPRGWHQENGILGNISQGYVQVRKVAGNNPFVTYGVINDGGRPGERSGDGAFLLSQE